CATTCAAGTTTTACCTGTTGCATTTACCAGTATAGTTaaaattcacattcacacctacagccaatttagattcaccaactaacctaacctgcatgtctctggactgtgggaggaagtggaGAGAACCCATCCAgacacagggggaaaaaaaaaaaatgcaaaatccacactgaaaggccccagctggccagtggactcaaacccaggacccTTTTACTGTGAGGTGATGGTACTGATCACTGCAATCACTGTGCTGCCAGCAGAAgcagaaaggagaaaaacattttaaatgatccCTGTTCCCAAATGATGTGTGTGGATGCAGTGTGAGTTTGCCAGAAACACtgtggtgttattttttttttaatgctttaaatgCCAGCTGCAGACTGCTTGAAAGTGTTTCTAGATCTATTTTTACAGATTTAAATGCACCTCACACCCACACAGGTGTTTTCACTTATTCTACctgattggatttttttctcaGGTTGAGGCAGAGCTATGCTGGGGATGTGCTCAGGCTGTCACATGGCTGCTGAAAGGTAAACGTAATGTGCACAGATGTTACAGCAGTCATCATAGAAGAGTGGCAAACAGGCAGGTTTGGGCCTGAAAACGCTGCTAAAATGGTGAATAAACAAAATGGCAGTGTTTGCATATAGTGTCACCCAACAATTAATTTTTGCTTTGTATAAACTGAAAGCTCAGCAGAAGAGAAAGTGAAGCAATGCTTTGTAAGAACCTGCGCACGGCCATCTATCTGACCACACGGTTTCCTGAATGCAAGCTGAATACTTtgaaaagaacattttcacaggactctgtgcaatcctgtgaaaaactaaatacactcTCACTGCATCCACAGGAAATAAGAGGCTAAGTACCAGCCAGGCcacagttagcatgttaaatgttaaagttcatgaaagCATGATTaggaaaagactgaacaagtatggcttgtttggaagggctgccaggagaacgcctcttctctctaaaaagaacatggctgcatggcttaggtttgcaaagttacatctgaacaaacctcAAGATGTCTAGAACAATGTCCTCTGGACACACAAGAGCAAAGTGGAGCATTGAACCATGTCTGGTCCAAGCACAGCATATCTgaacaaacacctcataccaactgtcaagcacagcaGTGGaagaggtgatgatttgggcttgttttgcaacaTCAGGACCTGGACATCTTACAGTcattgaccatgaactcctctgtttaccaaagtattctagagtcaaatgtgaggccatctgtctgacagctaaagcttggctgaaactgggtcatgcaacagaacAGTGATCGGAAGCGtaacagcaaatctacaacagaacggctgaaaaagaaaagaatcggggtgctgcaatgacccagtcaaagtccagacctcaacctgattgaaatgctgtggcaggaccttaagacagctgtgtaaaaatgaatgctcacaaacctcaatgaactgaagcaacgttgtaaagaagagcgggtcaaaattcctccacaatgacgTGAGAGACTGACAAAGTCACACAAGAAACAATTATttcaagttactgctgctaCAGGTGATTATACAGGGGAGTACTTAGTtgttcacaggactgcacagatcCCTGTGAGAACTCGTCACATCACGAGTAActttttttattcacaaagaTTGGCATTAAAATGCAGCCGACCATGGGTTATTCTAAGTGTCAGTGCTGCAAGAAGTTATAACTGACAGGATAAGTGATGCACAGAAAGATGACTGAAAGGCCTTTCATGAGCTGGGCTGCTTTTCATGGTCCCTGAAACTTAAAATACACGATGTGTGATGAACTTAAGGCTTTACTCCTGGAAATCCATCAGTTTTAACCTGCTTCCACAGTCACCCAGCTGCTAAGCAACGACAGGGAGAAAGTGAAGCAGAGTGTGATATGAAGtcagattacacacacacacactggccgagttcataaaaacacacacacagtgacacatcGTGGCCTTCTCTATTAACTTTCCTTCCTGCGTAATCGGTTACAATCAAATTAGGCCGAGTTGGTCGACTGTCAGAGTGGGCTGCACATTATGGTTGGTTTCATCAGAGGAGATTAATCAAAGGCCTCGTTACAAGTACTGAggacatgtgtttactttctttgCCTTGTAATTGATGACAAATGTTAAGAATGGTTGTTAATTGAGATTTATTTGTTATCATGGGCTTTTGGGAGACTGTGCATTAACGATCCCGGGCTCTGGACTAGATctctgaagaagcctcttctgACAGTGTGTGGTTGGAGTGTTTGCTTGTCTTTGACACTATTCTCTTTGGATCAGACAGCAACAAGAAAAGTGTTTTGCCACTGTGGATGTTTGGATGTCAGTGGAGAAAAGTGGGAGTTCATGTCTCACATGTAAACCTccagtgtttttattgttaGAGAAGGCTCAGAACGGTAAAAAGCAGGGACTGACCTACCCTAACTCTTAAGTACTTAATCGTTTAAATCGTTTAAGCCCCAAACAACAAGTCTTACAGGCCCCATAGAGTAGGTATCATTCTCCCCTACCTAGTAAATAACCTTTACCTTAAAAAGCTCTACCTGGAGTTTTTAATGCAAGATTTTCTCATACATTCACATTGACAGTCATGTAGCTCACCTTCTGGAGCTGAAATCCTTTTACAACTTTACAGGCAAAATTGGTGAAATTTCCCTTTCACATACAGGCCCAGTGATTAATTTTAATACCtgtctgttttggttttatgttcaggTTTTCAGTGAAGACTCTGCTGGACCGCTCCTGTTTTGAGACAATAGATGACTCATCTCCAGAGTTCATTAACTTCGTTTCCATTCTGGAGCACATCCTCAGTCATCGACTCAAAGGTGCACAACACTCGTCTCATCCGCACGCCACTGAcaatcaaatcaaagaaaaattaaatccTAGAGATGCCAGCTGTAAAATCATACACCCATTAGCAGAATTAGTTGTCATTTTGCTTGTATTTGATGAGCTGATGAGAGAGATACAGGAAGCAAAGggagaaataaaaatgaggatGATATATGCATGATGGACAGCAGAGGATGTTGTGGCTTTATGTGCCTCAACTTCTCAGGATGCTTCAATCTGCAAAAAAGTATACATTTGAAAATGCTTCCAGGTTTATGTAGAAATGAACATCTCAGTTATATTTTACCAGATTTGTATCAAGTACAGAGAGTATTATTAATTAACAGTATTTGGAGCTCTTTTTGTTAGAGCTGCCATCTCCAAACTACACATCATAGCTGGATGGCAGTGAGGCCTGCcttgatggatggtttggagatagTAGCACTAACAAAAAAGACAGagttggaggtggcagagctgaagatgagaGTGGCGAGGCTGAGATGGCTTGGGCAAgtggagggatagtggatatactggacaaaggatgttgatgATGTAGCTGCTGGGCAGGAGGAATAGAGAAAGACCatagagaagattcatggatgtagtgaaggaggacatacaGAGGGTTGGTATGATAGAAAAGGATGCTACAGATGGGGTGAGATCAGTGTCAGACGAGCCGCTGTAGCGACCTCtcaagggagcagccaaaactTTCTGACTTACTAAAAAGTAATTTAAGTCCTATAACAGCACAATTTACAACaatcaaatataacattatgaccgtctgtctaatattgtgttggttccccttttgctgccaaaacagccctgacctgttggggcatggactccactagtcccctgaaggtgtgctgtggtatctgcaccaagatgttagcaacagatacttttagtcctgtaagttgtgaggtggggcctccatggatcagacttgtgTCTCCAGCACATCTCACAGATGCtcgactggattgagatctggggaatttggaggccaagtgaacacctcaaactcatgaTTCATTAGAGtgggccaccttcttccattgctctgtggtccattTTTGATGCTGACGTGCCCATTGTTGGTTCTTTTGGTGGGTGACGAGGGTCAGCATGGGTACCCTGAGTGGTCTgtggctatgcagccccatacacaactgTGATCCActctgtattctgacacctttctttCAGTACCAGCATGAACTGTACCAGCAATTTCAGCTACGGTAGCTCATCTGTTGAATTGGACCACATGGGCCAGCCTTCGCCCTCCACTTGCATCAGTGAGCCTCggccacccatgaccctgttgctggttcatTGCTGTTCcctccttggaccacttttgatagatactgaccactgtaGAGTGGGAACACCtcacaggagctgcagttttggacatGTTCTGACCCAGTCGTTTGGCCATCACAATTTGACCCttgtcaaactcgctcaaatccttaAGCTtgtccatttttcctgtttctaacacatcaactttgaagaCAAAATATTCACTTGCTCCATAATATTttccacccactaacaggttccacgatgaagagataatcaatgTTAttcacctcatctgtcagcGGTCATAATGTTATACTTAATCGGTGTATGTCACTGTATATTTAAGAGTGACAGAGGTTGtttattgcagtttttaaacTAGAGATGATCTTTAAAATCAGGTGTAGTGCTATTGAAACAGTCTTCAAAGTCAAAGCTCAGCCACAACCCAGGCAAATCAGCTGTTATTCTTTTACACATATGTGTAGCGCGTGCTATACTATAGCTCTGCTGTGCGATTGAATGCCACCTCAACTGTAACTCGTGCTCCATCAGACTTGATCAGATCTGTCTGCTCCATTCTCTGCTGCTCTCCCGACCTCCAGCTTTCCATGGGGTCCCAAAACAGAGTCATAGCGTCAAACAAAActtactgcagatggaaatatcGGCCTTGTTCTGACTGTTGTGGTCTTGACTGAAATTCAGATCAATATGAATGCAGATGCATGCTTGTACAAATCtttgtctccccccccccctcaggtCAGACATCTTGGTTTGGCTATGAGACTCCTCGGAGTTTCTGGGATTACATAAAAGCTGCCTGCAGTAAAGTACCTCATAACTGCATCCGAAGCATTGAGAGCATGGAAAATGTGCGATCATCGAGAGCGAAGGTAATAATAAAAGTGTCTTTTGATCTGATTTGATTACTTTGAAGCAGCAGTTTTCACAAAAACAGACTTAGCAAACTGCAAGATTTAAGCCAAAGCTGGAGTATCGTGACCTGCAGCGCACACACTGTAGAATCAGTTTATCATcattttatgatttttgctCTGATTTCCACAGTCTCACTGTCTTCttggaaaaaagaacaaagggcCAGAGACCAAACAGCTGCAAGGCTAATGGCCACATATTTTACAGGCATTTTCAGTCCCAGTACTCCCTGAACAATAACTCTGGGCTTTTGATTTAATTGAACCATCAAAAACACTTGGGAATATTTCATGTGGTTTCTATGTGGCAGGTCATTAGCAGCTATTTAATGACATTCCCTCTGAGACAGTGTACATAATGGCATGTTTAGATGTGTAACTGGTCGTTTAATTGGATGAGAGGCGCTTCCACTAACAGCTGAGTGCCAcctgtttgtctctgcaggGGAGGGCGTGGATCAGAGTCGTCCTGATGGAGAAAAGACTTTCAGAGTACATCACATTCACACTGAGGGACTTCAGAACCAGCAGGTCGAAATGAGCAGTCACCCTCAACCCAGTTATAGTTGTTTTATCAAAACTTTAACTGATATCTGTGTACTGCGCATTACTACAAGACACCTGTTATCACACATCTCCCAGCTGCACCTGTGCGCTCTGAGCTGAAAGTCTTACTGACGTGTGTTGACTGTAGGAGGTTTTACGAGGATGGAGCGATCATGCTGGGAGAGGAAGGCGGGCTGTTAGCGGACACGCTCATCGGACTCAACACCATCGACTTCAGGTACTCGTCACGATGTTCTGAAATTAGAAATATGATGTctgaaaactacaaaaataattAGTACAGCGGATTAGTTGCAGTTTAACCAGCatctttcaaaatgtaaaaaaaaaagctcgaAAATGTGCATACTGGTAGAATTTTCTATgctctttcatttaaaaacattttacgtACACTTTTCCATCTTCACAGCATAACCTTCATGTGCACTACTTACAATTTTTCCAAATTCTCACTCCTGATGTAGTACACAAACTATTTAGTGAGACTGTTAACACCAGATTCCCAATAAATTTTGCATGctcaaaatgataaataaaaacttcaATAAATACCAAATGATGCAATATGAAATATGGATTTGCCACACATGTTTCATCCTCTTAGATGGTAATGATCATCATCTTATCTGCCATCATCATGGAAGGAGTGGCCCTAACTTAACATCAGTAACACAGTCAATCCTATGACATATTATCATGCTTTTTATGGCCATGGATACTGCTGACCATGCAATCGTAACATTCCTGATGGTGAACTAGATTAATTTGTCATGTATATGACTGTTTGTGAGCCTCTTTGATCTCTCAGTTGAGAAATCAAAGTTTCTCAGTTTGTGTaaaactgccaaaaagtgaCAAGAAAAcctttaacattttctttctgtacttcACACATTACAACATTGCAACACTTGATGGATTTTGAGCTAAATGAGCTACTGCATCACAAGCCACAAGAGACCAAGTTCCTCAGaactacagtgctgtgcaaaaatctaatttctttgtattttgctagataaatgggagaaaaaggtgcagtgatttactgaaatgtgGAATAATAcgatacagtatataaggcaaaaacagagtctgtacaattctgacaagcttgaaagttaatatttggtatgatcacctttattcttcaacactgtctgaactctctttggcagctttcttgtcatttctttaagcagtcttcaggaatagttctccaggcttctggaaggacattcaaagctcttctttggatgttggctgccttttgctttgttctgtcaagatgatcccatactgcttcagtaatgttgaggtctgggttcTGGGGAGGTCAGTCCATGATTGacagtgtttcactgtgtttttgtctatccaggtatgctgttactgcattggcagtgtgtttgagatcattgccATTGCTGAtctcaacaccactggctgaaatgccccaaaccatgacagaacctccaccatgtttaaaagatggctgtagacactcactattGTACCTCTCTTATGACCGTCTGtgtacatactgacaatgatttgaaccaaaatttttcaaatttggattcatcactccatcagacctgttgcctctgattttcttgtgtaatttgtcacacctcagtcttttttttaaaacttgtttctcctccttaagaatggctcAGCGTGGTTTGCATTGTTTCTTctgaaaaattatttatgaTTTCCTAATTTATAACTAAATGAAACCATTATATGGGAAATTTGTAACATAAACCAAAATCCGTGTATTTGGCACAAAAAGTGCTTCATTAATTTGGATAAAATTAGAGATGAAAATCAGTAGCCCCTTCATCCTCCTGATGAAGGGGCTACTGATTGAAAAGTACAGTTCAGCTGATAGATCCAAGGAAGGCAGGAAGTGTTCATCCTCAGAAACCTGATGGAAATCAGAAGGAAATGATGAGTGTGGAGACTGCTGAATCTCTGAAGGAGCCGGCTTACATGCCATTGCGATTAAATTGCTGCATTTCAAACTGTCGCGTACTTTAAAAGACTTTTAATCTTTCATCTTGTTCTCTCTTAAGCTTCTGTCTAAAAGGTGAGGGTCTGGATGGCAGCTGCCCTGCTGTGATTGACTACACACCTTACCTGAAGTTCACTCAGAGGTAAGAGATCAAATAATCCACATCACACACAAACCTCTTGTAATGTCTCTGGTGTACTGTAGGTTTTATTAGGGTCTGAGTTGACAGTGTTAAGCTACAAAAGCGTGAAAATTCATGAAAACTGGTACACACATCATGGTGAATTGATATCAACAGATTATGCAGTATGGGTGCATTGTGTAGTCATATTTCTGTACACACATGAGTATgtatgatgtgaataccttgtatatatgcattatatctggcttTATTTGTTAACCATAGAAATTTTGTGTCTGTTCTAGGCTGTGGTTACCAAAAGGTATTTATAGACATGTTAaggataatcacagaatatcaatctaTTACAGCATGCCTAAATTTCTTTTGAATTAACGAGTtaacatatttttgctggaatatatatgtatatagctTTACTAACCTAGGGGTGACTGAAAGTATAGGATAAGGGTATAGGTatagggcaaaatagttttgcagaaggaaATAAGATGCCTGCCGAagggttttctattatgaaatagggctgtaatgttatcctgacttctacatatatttcatattttcattaactgttttgggggggcaaaatttcaaaaatgtgtcattgtcAATTGTAGTATACCAGATAACATTACAGAGAAATTATTCACAAATGGATACAATTACCTAAATAGGCACACACACTTATTTATCATTACTTAAAACCCTTAAAGCCTGTCAACAAAGGCAGGAAATACACATTCAACCATGGAGATTTTAGAAGTTTTGAAATTGTTCAAAAATATCTTGCTTTCCAAAGTTTGCCTTCCAGAAGTGCTGCTTTCTTCACCAACATTATGACTTGTATAGTTTCAAGTATTTTGATAGTCTTTCATGCTCAAGTAACTGAATCAAggtttgaaaatataaaatagctggataaaactttacattcagtTTGTCTTTTCACACTTTTCCACTGCAAATGGCCAAAATTATTCCCAGCAagcatggcttttttttttattaatttcaatTTAAGTCaataaaaagatggaaaaataaataaacaaaaattcagaaaatgtaaaaatctacCTCCTCCTGCTATAGGTCCAGTAGCAGGGCCCTGTACTACAAAGCAGGATTTGCTGCACCaaatctgcagctgagagaataaaaaaacTATAACTGTCAGGAGCAGATTATgctcagagtttctgtttaaAGTCATCTGGAAGTGCCGCGAGTTCACTGAATATTTGAATCTAATGTGCAGCcatcaccttagaaataaaGGGCACTGAGCGCGCACCCAGCAATAAAGTGATTAACTATaagtaaaatgtgtattttattgcTCTGTGTGCCTAATTGACCAGATTAGTGatttttctgcagcattcatcTGTGTTACTTGGgttttactgttatattttaatgttctttgtacatttttaatcaccattCCATAATGTGTCTGATGTGGGTGGCATAGGGATCATTTTTTGTGGAAGaaaagtcatgtgacctgtgaAACGCCCCTTTTAGATTAGGTTAGATGCCAGTGCCACCCCCTCCATGTGAATGCGCAGGTTAAGTTAATGAATTAataaccagcttcatgtgaccATTAACCCTGATTGCCGGTGTTTGGGTAATTCAATCCAGATAACGGGAAGAAACCTGGGTAGGTTGAACTGGCTTCGTAGTATAGGGCCCAGATGTAGAGGTTCTGTCTGATTGTTTACTTGGTCAGACATTTGTGTGATTCAGGAGTGTGACCTgcaattatatttaaatatttatcccataaatatttttaattatgagtaaacaaatgaatgattttttttttcaatcactGGCACATGTAGCTCTTTCAGCTCCAGTGGATTGATCTTCTGTATTTACCCGTTGCCAAAGTAAATTATGTTATTGGAGCTCTAGTTATAGCGTGTGTGCGTGAAGTGTTTGACAACTCTGATTAGCTGCTTGACCTGAGTTTGTCAGGGAACAGATGTAAACTAAGCACCAGCCTATGCTGCCTTTGTGGAAAGGGGATGTTAGAATATCCCCAGTAAAATGGTGTCCAGCCTAATTGTTACCTGCAGTGgatgaaattttatttatgtttttttttgtttttgttgctgttgaaaCACCAGTTTCTCCTGAAGACACTCCATGCCCTCACAGTTGTCCCAAATTAAAGTTTTGGAGTTTTAAGTGTCAAACTGGAAGCTGTTTTCTTTGTCAGAGAAACTAAGTAGTCTAAGTAAGTTAAGtctctttaacatttttaacatttcatcAAGTGGAAATGACTTCTAGATCATTTTTAGACACACTTCCCTATAAATTCAACACAAATGTCACAAAGCTTAATTAAGCACCATATTTAGACTGAGGAATAGTATGAGGATATGAGTTTGATGTTGCTTTGActgcaacaaagaaaagaacaacacaGAACAGATAAAATAGTCACCTTAACACCTGTTTTTATAGGGCATAATTTCGTGTTAATAGTGTTAATAGTGTGCATAATTTGagttcccattttccttgcaaaatcTGAAGCAATGAgggggtagctcaagactttttcacagtactgtacgTGAGCTTTGTAGTTGCATTTTTGTCTCCTGCAGAATTGCGTTGTTGAATGGTCGTGTATTTGCCTACCACTTCTGCACAGGAAGTCCATTAATGAGGTACGCATTGTTGTCCTGTGCAGCGCAGACAGCATCAGTAGTGATGAGGAGGAGATGAGGACTCTGGGGAGCAGCGGCAGTGAAAGCAGCACACCTGATAGAGCGGCCACTGCTGCTTCCATCTTCACTGAACAGAGCAACTTGGTCAGCAAGTGCAAACGTTTTGAGCAGAAGTATCGCATGGCGCTGGAGCAGAAGGTAACGTCAGTGGGTGTTTCATACAAGTGTTAATATGGGCTGACGGAGCAGGAAGGCAGTAAATGCCAGTGTGacattttcctctgtgtttgcattataattaggagctttggtttgtgttttttttttttttttttttggcacaaacAAATATTCAGCTTTTTGTTATGTCTCGCATCTGGAATATATCTTTTGTGCCTTCTCTCTGCGGCTGTTCCGCATTCGTGGTTTGCTTCAAGTGAAAAGCAATTCAGATGTGCATGTGCAATGGATAAATAAACCTGACGTGAGTTTGTTTGCCTCAGGGTTACCTGGAAGAGCTGGTCCGTCTACGAGAGGCCCAGCTGTCAGAGGCCATGTCTCAAAATAAAGCCCTTCAGCAGAGCCTAACAGACGCCCACCTCTCCCACACGCTGGAGAAAGAGCAGCTTGAGTATATCATATTGGAACTACAAGACCAACTGTGAGCtcattcgtgtgtgtgtgtgtttttttttttggttttttttggggggggggttgtttttttttaaccagcgaGTGCATGTGAGATGCAGTAGCTCCAACTGTGAAGTTGACATTCAAGACACAGCGAGAAGCCTGAAGGTTGCAAGTGGTTTGTTTATGTTATTGAATCAATTGCAGTCGGTGCTTGCAACCGATTCCAAGTGCCACGGGGGTACTTTTGCAGTAGCACGGGGGTATGTGGAAAGATTAGTTTAgctaatgagaaaaaaacagaaatgacagtTTAATTAGAGAATTGAGTGGACCTGAATAGGTTTGAGGACAAAAGTTAACAGTTAGATAAAACTGATGGATAAGAGCCATGGTCCTgggcagtgacgtgcggtgagggtcgtgactggtgaggcactgacgtcatcacatcagatttacaaacatatagcttattcaccatttgattggcaacagttgttttgtttaacattaacatagtctgaagcaaaccttttagctccggtgttggtcttcctttaattattatcttctgcttcgattgaaagtccagtttagaaaattctttcagttgagttatgtaatcttccatgttgaacataaggccaagcaacaggaaaaactaactggccttgctaactgtttatggtagcttgccgccgaggagtcgtagagtccctgggatcaccagcgccccctaccatgaggcacgagaactgcgtgcctcacctagtgtctcttcgcagcagtttcatgatcgctcaacacaagaatgcattacacacacatacagttgttaatgaaaaaaacaacaaaaaaaactgtgcattatatacaccagctaaaatatagaaatttagttcatatagtaaaagtgcaatgagaccggaaagtaatccggtctcactgcatagcatgccagcacagttagtagtcattggcaatgactatactgagccgcaccacggattgcgcaatccgtggtgcggctcgccgggctggtgcctcaccgttcgtctcttagtatttgaccggcaaatgcaaaaattcagcgattttgaaaaaactaatctaaaaatggtatagttaaatggaaaagaactttaaaatacaaatcacttaatgaatataaccatttaatttattttttaattttatatttccacgatgacaggtgaggccgggcctcacctgcctcccctgactgcacgtcactggtccTGGGTCAGGGTCTATTGGTATTATAGTGTAATTGTTTCTCAGGGGTTTTCCCCCCTTTGATTCATGAGTCTGTTAATGCTGTGCTCTTAGTTCCCTTGAAGTTTCTAGTCTTTACAGTTAACTGTAACCTACAGTTAGGTTACAGTTTATCTGTGAGTTTTTGTTCCCTTTGCCCTCCCTCCTGTGTCAAGtccctgtctctgtgttagttgtttcctgttgtattttgttagtcatgtgcagaggtggcaaaagtacagacattctgtactttaGTAGAAGTACAactacttgtgttaaaaatactctggtaaaagttgaagtactgattcaacttcttttctcaagtaaaagtaaaaaaaagtgcaggctctgaaatgtactaaGAAAgtagtaagaaagtaaatgtagctctttggaggacgtttctacagGCTAAtatcagttgtagtggctctgcatggggaaaagaatcacagctttctattgtgagctccagtaaaactttcttggtgtgcaggctgtgatcagctgacgtgtgctgctctgaggttttcTGCTCTGTGTCGATGAgttgaattcaacaagatataacccagtatttcacaagctatcttggctgatttc
This window of the Archocentrus centrarchus isolate MPI-CPG fArcCen1 chromosome 16, fArcCen1, whole genome shotgun sequence genome carries:
- the rundc3b gene encoding RUN domain-containing protein 3B isoform X1, with amino-acid sequence MASLGVGLHHVRKRGAGRSAAVERKNLLTVCRFSVKTLLDRSCFETIDDSSPEFINFVSILEHILSHRLKGQTSWFGYETPRSFWDYIKAACSKVPHNCIRSIESMENVRSSRAKGRAWIRVVLMEKRLSEYITFTLRDFRTSRRFYEDGAIMLGEEGGLLADTLIGLNTIDFSFCLKGEGLDGSCPAVIDYTPYLKFTQRKSINEVRIVVLCSADSISSDEEEMRTLGSSGSESSTPDRAATAASIFTEQSNLVSKCKRFEQKYRMALEQKGYLEELVRLREAQLSEAMSQNKALQQSLTDAHLSHTLEKEQLEYIILELQDQLTVLKNNDLRSRQELTAHLTNQWPSPDAIDANAVALDTLLYRKSTGQWEEKSFQSLEQLSADMSVSQNSLDPSHTLSLEARSVGTKWPHQGKEETPSLRGLCGSLTSVASYKSLASLKSNECLASPTTEVGSPGVTPS
- the rundc3b gene encoding RUN domain-containing protein 3B isoform X2, with the translated sequence MASLGVGLHHVRKRGAGRSAAVERKNLLTVCRFSVKTLLDRSCFETIDDSSPEFINFVSILEHILSHRLKGQTSWFGYETPRSFWDYIKAACSKVPHNCIRSIESMENVRSSRAKGRAWIRVVLMEKRLSEYITFTLRDFRTSRRFYEDGAIMLGEEGGLLADTLIGLNTIDFSFCLKGEGLDGSCPAVIDYTPYLKFTQSADSISSDEEEMRTLGSSGSESSTPDRAATAASIFTEQSNLVSKCKRFEQKYRMALEQKGYLEELVRLREAQLSEAMSQNKALQQSLTDAHLSHTLEKEQLEYIILELQDQLTVLKNNDLRSRQELTAHLTNQWPSPDAIDANAVALDTLLYRKSTGQWEEKSFQSLEQLSADMSVSQNSLDPSHTLSLEARSVGTKWPHQGKEETPSLRGLCGSLTSVASYKSLASLKSNECLASPTTEVGSPGVTPS